The segment GCGCGCAGTGTGTCCGCCGCGTCGAACGCGGGACCGGGAATGACGACGCAGGCCCCGTGGCTGGTCGCGCCGAGATTCCCCATCACCATGCCGAAACAGTGATAGAAGGGCACGGGGAGACACACTCGGTCGTCTTCGGTGTAGCCGAGGGTCTCCCCGACGAAGAACCCGTTGTTCAGGATGTTGTGGTGCGACAGGGTCGCGCCCTTGGGAAAGCCGGTCGTCCCCGAGGTGTACTGGATGTTGATCGGGTCGTCGAAGCTGAGCTCGGCGGCGCGCTCCTCCAGTCGCACCGCGTCGAACCCGTCGGCGTCGGCGAGCAGCGCTTCCCAACTCTCGTCCTGGACGAAGACCACCTCGCGTAGGGCGGGGCAGCGGGGCCGGACCTCGTCGATCATGGCGTGGTAGTCGCTGCCACGGTGGCCACGCGCGGCGACCAGGACGCTCACGCCGGCCTGGGTGAGCGCGAAGGCGAGTTCGTTGCGTTGGTAGGACGGGTTGACGGTCACGAGAACGGCGCCGATCCGGGCGGTCGCGTACTGGGTCAGCACCCACTCCGGGACGTTCGGCGCCCAGATCCCGACCCGGTCCCCGACGGCGACCCCGCGGGCCAGCAGGCCACGGGCCACGCGGTCGACGTCGTTCAGGAGCTGCGTGTAGGTCCACCGGCGTCCGCTGGGGCGGTCCACCAGTGCCTCTCGGTCGGGGAATCGGGCGGTGGTGCGGACGAGGTTCTCGCCGATGGTCTCGCCCAGCAGGGGAACGTCCGACACTCCGCTGACGTAGGACTTCATACGTGCCCTCCCGTGGTCGCCCGGACACGGCCGTCGCCGCGCTTCCCCCATAGTGGGGAGAGTGACCCACGCCATACAAGTGGCGCTCGGTTCCGGGGCGGGTCAGGAGGTTCCGACGTACTCCGTCATCGCGTCGAGGAGCCACAGGGCCAGGTGTTCGGCGAACGAGGACCGGACCAGGACGCGGTACTCGTTCTCGGCCTCGGCGCACAGGACGCCGACGTCGACCCGAGCAAGCAGTGTCTGGGTGAAGGCGCCGGTCGGGAAGGCGTCGCGGTGCAGGTCGAGGGGACAGCCGTGGGCGAGGACGTCGCGCGCGTGCGGGCCGGACAACTCGAGGACGGTCCGCTGGGCGGAGACGTCGACGACGCTCGCGCACGGGGTGCCGTACTCCGTGCCCAGACAGGACTCCAGTCCGCAGGCGATCCCGTGACCGGTGACGTCCGGACCGGCGGCCAGAACGAGGTACCACCCCGGGCCGCACCACAGCACCCGCACCCCGTCGTGGCCGCGACTCCGTCCGGGCGGCGGCAGGGAACACCCCAGGAAGGACGCGGCGCAACGCCGAGCCGCCTCCTCCTCGCTGGGTTCCAGCCGCAACTCCACCTGGGCGAGGAACGGCACCTCCCGCAGGCGCACCGTGTTCGGCCCGCCGGTAGCACTCA is part of the Spiractinospora alimapuensis genome and harbors:
- a CDS encoding sarcosine oxidase subunit gamma, whose amino-acid sequence is MTDDSAAATITPPSRRSPAAGVAAQMSATGGPNTVRLREVPFLAQVELRLEPSEEEAARRCAASFLGCSLPPPGRSRGHDGVRVLWCGPGWYLVLAAGPDVTGHGIACGLESCLGTEYGTPCASVVDVSAQRTVLELSGPHARDVLAHGCPLDLHRDAFPTGAFTQTLLARVDVGVLCAEAENEYRVLVRSSFAEHLALWLLDAMTEYVGTS